A single region of the Gorilla gorilla gorilla isolate KB3781 chromosome 1, NHGRI_mGorGor1-v2.1_pri, whole genome shotgun sequence genome encodes:
- the IGSF8 gene encoding immunoglobulin superfamily member 8, with translation MGALRPTLLPPSLPLLLLLMLGMGCWAREVLVPEGPLYRVAGTAVSISCNVTGYEGPAQQNFEWFLYRPEAPDTALGIVSTKDTQFSYAVFKSRVVAGEVQVQRLQGDAVVLKIARLQAQDAGIYECHTPSTDTRYLGSYSGKVELRVLPDVLQVSAAPPGPRGRQAPTSPPRLTVHEGQELALGCLARTSTQKHTHLAVSFGRSVPEAPVGRSTLQEVVGIRSDLAVEAGAPYAERLAAGELRLGKEGTDRYRMVVGGAQAGDAGTYHCTAAEWIQDPDGSWAQIAEKRAVLAHVDVQTLSSQLAVTVGPGERRIGPGEPLELLCNVSGALPPAGRHAAYSVGWEMAPAGAPGPGRLVAQLDTEGVGSLGPGYEGRHIAMEKVASRTYRLRLEAARPGDAGTYRCLAKAYVRGSGTRLREAASARSRPLPVHVREEGVVLEAVAWLAGGTVYRGETASLLCNISVRGGPPGLRLAASWWVERPEDGELSSVPAQLVGGVGQDGVAELGVRPGGGPVSVELVGPRSHRLRLHSLGPEDEGVYHCAPSAWVQHADYSWYQAGSARSGPVTVYPYMHALDTLFVPLLVGTGVALVTGATVLGTITCCFMKRLRKR, from the exons GAATGGGATGCTGGGCCCGGGAGGTGCTGGTCCCCGAGGGGCCCTTGTACCGCGTGGCTGGCACAGCTGTCTCCATCTCCTGCAATGTGACCGGCTATGAGGGCCCTGCCCAGCAGAACTTCGAGTGGTTCCTGTATAGGCCTGAGGCCCCAGATACTGCACTGGGCATTGTCAGTACCAAGGATACCCAGTTCTCCTATGCTGTCTTCAAGTCCCGAGTGGTGGCGGGTGAGGTGCAGGTGCAGCGCCTACAGGGTGATGCCGTGGTGCTCAAGATTGCCCGCCTGCAGGCCCAGGATGCCGGCATTTATGAGTGCCACACCCCCTCCACTGATACCCGCTACCTGGGCAGCTACAGCGGCAAGGTGGAGCTGAGAG TTCTTCCAGATGTCCTCCAGGTGTCTGCTGCCCCCCCAGGGCCCCGAGGCCGCCAGGCCCCAACCTCACCCCCACGCCTGACGGTGCATGAGGGGCAGGAGCTGGCACTGGGCTGCCTGGCGAGGACAAGCACACAGAAGCACACACACCTGGCAGTGTCCTTTGGGCGATCTGTGCCCGAGGCACCAGTTGGGCGGTCAACTCTGCAGGAAGTGGTGGGAATCCGGTCAGACTTGGCCGTGGAGGCTGGAGCTCCCTATGCTGAGCGATTGGCTGCAGGGGAGCTTCGTCTGGGCAAGGAAGGGACCGATCGGTACCGCATGGTAGTAGGGGGTGCCCAGGCAGGGGACGCAGGCACCTACCACTGCACTGCCGCTGAGTGGATTCAGGATCCTGATGGCAGCTGGGCCCAGATCGCAGAGAAAAGGGCCGTCCTGGCCCATGTGGATGTGCAGACGCTGT CCAGCCAGCTGGCAGTGACAGTGGGGCCTGGTGAACGTCGGATCGGCCCAGGGGAGCCCTTGGAACTGCTGTGCAATGTGTCAGGGGCACTTCCCCCAGCAGGCCGTCATGCTGCATACTCTGTAGGTTGGGAGATGGCACCTGCGGGGGCACCTGGGCCCGGCCGCCTGGTAGCCCAGCTGGACACAGAGGGTGTGGGCAGCCTGGGCCCTGGCTATGAGGGCCGACACATTGCCATGGAGAAGGTGGCATCCAGAACATACCGGCTACGGCTAGAGGCTGCCAGGCCTGGTGATGCGGGCACCTACCGCTGCCTCGCCAAAGCCTATGTTCGAGGGTCTGGGACCCGGCTTCGTGAAGCAGCCAGTGCCCGTTCCCGGCCTCTCCCTGTACACGTGCGGGAGGAAG GTGTGGTGCTGGAGGCTGTGGCATGGCTAGCAGGAGGCACAGTGTACCGCGGGGAGACTGCCTCCCTGCTGTGCAATATCTCTGTGCGGGGTGGCCCCCCAGGACTGCGGCTGGCCGCCAGCTGGTGGGTGGAGCGACCAGAGGATGGAGAGCTCAGCTCTGTCCCTGCCCAGCTGGTGGGTGGCGTAGGCCAGGATggtgtggcagagctgggagtcCGGCCTGGAGGAGGCCCTGTCAGCGTAGAGCTGGTGGGGCCCCGAAGCCATCGGCTGAGACTACACAGCTTGGGGCCCGAGGATGAAGGCGTGTACCACTGTGCCCCCAGCGCCTGGGTGCAGCATGCCGACTACAGCTGGTACCAGGCGGGAAGTGCCCGCTCAGGGCCTGTTACAGTCTACCCCTACATGCATG CCCTGGACACCCTATTTGTGCCTCTGCTGGTGGGTACAGGGGTGGCCCTAGTCACTGGTGCCACTGTCCTTGGTACCATCACTTGCTGCTTCATGAAGAGGCTTCGAAAACGGTGA
- the KCNJ9 gene encoding G protein-activated inward rectifier potassium channel 3 isoform X1, protein MAQENAAFSPGQEEPPRRRGRQRYVEKDGRCNVQQGNVRETYRYLTDLFTTLVDLQWRLSLLFFVLAYALTWLFFGAIWWLIAYGRGDLEHLEDTAWTPCVNNLNGFVAAFLFSIETETTIGYGHRVITDQCPEGIVLLLLQAILGSMVNAFMVGCMFVKISQPNKRAATLVFSSHAVVSLRDGRLCLMFRVGDLRSSHIVEASIRAKLIRSRQTLEGEFIPLHQTDLSVGFDTGDDRLFLVSPLVISHEIDAASPFWEASRRALERDDFEIVVILEGMVEATGMTCQARSSYLVDEVLWGHRFTSVLTLEDGFYEVDYASFHETFEVPTPSCSARELAEAAARLDAHLYWSIPSRLDEKTPPSLPTAWPLSMQVSINHRGPRAGMTIFLLRGLNLTPQHGPPISIPNF, encoded by the exons ATGGCGCAGGAGAACGCGGCCTTCTCGCCCGGGCAGGAGGAGCCGCCGCGGCGCCGCGGCCGCCAGCGCTACGTGGAGAAGGATGGCCGGTGCAACGTGCAGCAGGGCAACGTGCGCGAGACATACCGCTACCTGACGGACCTGTTCACCACGCTGGTGGACCTGCAGTGGCGCCTCAGCCTGTTGTTCTTCGTCCTGGCCTACGCGCTCACCTGGCTCTTCTTCGGCGCCATCTGGTGGCTGATCGCCTACGGCCGCGGCGACCTGGAGCACCTGGAGGACACCGCGTGGACGCCGTGCGTCAACAACCTTAACGGCTTCGTGGCTGCCTTCCTCTTCTCCATCGAGACGGAGACCACCATCGGCTACGGGCACCGCGTCATCACCGACCAGTGCCCCGAGGGCAtcgtgctgctgctgctgcaggccATCCTGGGCTCCATGGTGAACGCCTTCATGGTGGGCTGCATGTTCGTCAAGATCTCGCAGCCCAACAAGCGCGCAGCCACGCTCGTCTTCTCCTCGCACGCCGTGGTGTCGCTGCGCGACGGGCGCCTCTGCCTCATGTTCCGCGTGGGCGACTTGCGCTCCTCACACATAGTGGAAGCCTCCATCCGCGCCAAGCTCATCCGCTCGCGCCAGACGCTGGAGGGCGAGTTCATCCCGCTGCACCAGACCGACCTCAGCGTGGGCTTCGACACGGGAGACGACCGCCTCTTCCTCGTCTCGCCACTGGTTATCAGCCACGAGATCGACGCCGCCAGCCCCTTCTGGGAGGCGTCGCGCCGTGCCCTCGAGAGGGACGACTTCGAGATCGTCGTTATCCTCGAGGGCATGGTGGAAGCCACGG GAATGACATGCCAAGCTCGGAGCTCCTACCTGGTAGACGAGGTGCTGTGGGGCCACCGCTTCACGTCAGTGCTGACTCTGGAGGACGGCTTCTACGAGGTGGACTATGCCAGCTTTCACGAGACTTTTGAGGTGCCCACACCTTCGTGCAGTGCTCGAGAGCTGGCAGAGGCTGCCGCCCGCCTTGATGCCCATCTCTACTGGTCCATCCCCAGCCGGCTGGAtgagaag ACACCCCCATCCCTGCCCACAGCCTGGCCCCTCAGCATGCAAGTCAGCATCAACCACAGAGGACCCCGTGCAG GTATGACCATCTTTCTACTTAGGGGCTTGAATCTCACCCCTCAGCATGGGCCTCCTATCTCTATACCCAATTTCTGA
- the KCNJ9 gene encoding G protein-activated inward rectifier potassium channel 3 isoform X2 — translation MAQENAAFSPGQEEPPRRRGRQRYVEKDGRCNVQQGNVRETYRYLTDLFTTLVDLQWRLSLLFFVLAYALTWLFFGAIWWLIAYGRGDLEHLEDTAWTPCVNNLNGFVAAFLFSIETETTIGYGHRVITDQCPEGIVLLLLQAILGSMVNAFMVGCMFVKISQPNKRAATLVFSSHAVVSLRDGRLCLMFRVGDLRSSHIVEASIRAKLIRSRQTLEGEFIPLHQTDLSVGFDTGDDRLFLVSPLVISHEIDAASPFWEASRRALERDDFEIVVILEGMVEATGMTCQARSSYLVDEVLWGHRFTSVLTLEDGFYEVDYASFHETFEVPTPSCSARELAEAAARLDAHLYWSIPSRLDEKVEEEGAGEGAGGEAGADKEQNGCLPPPESESKV, via the exons ATGGCGCAGGAGAACGCGGCCTTCTCGCCCGGGCAGGAGGAGCCGCCGCGGCGCCGCGGCCGCCAGCGCTACGTGGAGAAGGATGGCCGGTGCAACGTGCAGCAGGGCAACGTGCGCGAGACATACCGCTACCTGACGGACCTGTTCACCACGCTGGTGGACCTGCAGTGGCGCCTCAGCCTGTTGTTCTTCGTCCTGGCCTACGCGCTCACCTGGCTCTTCTTCGGCGCCATCTGGTGGCTGATCGCCTACGGCCGCGGCGACCTGGAGCACCTGGAGGACACCGCGTGGACGCCGTGCGTCAACAACCTTAACGGCTTCGTGGCTGCCTTCCTCTTCTCCATCGAGACGGAGACCACCATCGGCTACGGGCACCGCGTCATCACCGACCAGTGCCCCGAGGGCAtcgtgctgctgctgctgcaggccATCCTGGGCTCCATGGTGAACGCCTTCATGGTGGGCTGCATGTTCGTCAAGATCTCGCAGCCCAACAAGCGCGCAGCCACGCTCGTCTTCTCCTCGCACGCCGTGGTGTCGCTGCGCGACGGGCGCCTCTGCCTCATGTTCCGCGTGGGCGACTTGCGCTCCTCACACATAGTGGAAGCCTCCATCCGCGCCAAGCTCATCCGCTCGCGCCAGACGCTGGAGGGCGAGTTCATCCCGCTGCACCAGACCGACCTCAGCGTGGGCTTCGACACGGGAGACGACCGCCTCTTCCTCGTCTCGCCACTGGTTATCAGCCACGAGATCGACGCCGCCAGCCCCTTCTGGGAGGCGTCGCGCCGTGCCCTCGAGAGGGACGACTTCGAGATCGTCGTTATCCTCGAGGGCATGGTGGAAGCCACGG GAATGACATGCCAAGCTCGGAGCTCCTACCTGGTAGACGAGGTGCTGTGGGGCCACCGCTTCACGTCAGTGCTGACTCTGGAGGACGGCTTCTACGAGGTGGACTATGCCAGCTTTCACGAGACTTTTGAGGTGCCCACACCTTCGTGCAGTGCTCGAGAGCTGGCAGAGGCTGCCGCCCGCCTTGATGCCCATCTCTACTGGTCCATCCCCAGCCGGCTGGAtgagaaggtggaggaggagggggcgggggagggggcgggTGGGGAAGCTGGGGCTGACAAGGAGCAGAATGGCTGCCTGCCACCCCCAGAGAGTGAGTCCAAGGTGTGA